A region from the Geobacter benzoatilyticus genome encodes:
- a CDS encoding sensor histidine kinase, translating into MESLQYPDFRLSLLYVEDEAEIRDLLRGVLIRKFPNLDIHVAENGMAGLEVFRERRPDIVLTDIRMPLMDGIQMSRAIREENPSANIIVISACSETDYLLEAIKMGVSRYVLKPINHKMLFEAIDDCVSGIVYERQAKAQNELIRRMNDELEQRVADRTAELQASNRELQAFCYLVAHDLSTPLRGINGFSAILLEEYADKLDEAGKRYLERMGAAADRMGQLINDLLELSRVTRRELHREKIDLSCLAESIVNDLRQKAPDRETEVSIAEKLEAEGDPILIRLAMENLLGNACKYTARVPSPRIEFGSCLVNGETVFYVRDNGIGFDMAYVHKLFIPFQRLHGINEYGGTGIGLAAVQRIIARHGGKIWAEGEPGKGATFYFTVRCPVAGSPAGNQQDGNSVGEGVE; encoded by the coding sequence ATGGAATCCTTGCAATACCCGGATTTCCGTTTATCGCTTCTGTATGTGGAAGATGAGGCAGAAATCAGGGATCTGCTCAGGGGCGTACTTATAAGGAAGTTCCCCAACCTCGATATCCATGTCGCGGAGAACGGGATGGCAGGGCTTGAGGTTTTCCGGGAGCGACGGCCGGATATAGTCCTGACCGACATCCGCATGCCGCTCATGGACGGTATCCAGATGTCCCGCGCCATACGGGAAGAAAACCCCTCTGCAAACATCATAGTCATCTCTGCCTGCAGCGAAACGGACTACCTTCTGGAGGCCATAAAAATGGGTGTCAGCAGGTATGTGCTGAAACCCATTAACCACAAGATGCTCTTTGAGGCAATTGATGACTGCGTTTCCGGAATCGTTTACGAACGGCAGGCAAAGGCGCAGAATGAACTGATACGGCGGATGAACGATGAACTGGAGCAGCGCGTGGCGGACCGCACCGCCGAGCTTCAGGCGTCCAACCGCGAACTGCAGGCATTCTGCTACCTGGTTGCCCACGATCTGAGTACTCCGCTGCGCGGCATCAACGGGTTCAGCGCGATTCTCCTGGAAGAGTATGCCGACAAGCTTGACGAGGCCGGCAAGCGCTACCTTGAGCGGATGGGGGCTGCGGCCGACAGGATGGGGCAGCTCATCAACGACCTCCTTGAGCTCTCGCGGGTTACCCGCAGGGAGCTCCACAGGGAGAAGATCGATCTCAGCTGCCTTGCGGAGAGCATCGTCAATGATTTGCGGCAGAAAGCACCTGATCGCGAAACGGAGGTCAGCATTGCGGAAAAGCTGGAGGCCGAAGGCGATCCGATTCTCATACGTCTTGCCATGGAAAATCTCCTCGGCAATGCCTGTAAATATACTGCCAGGGTTCCATCTCCCCGGATCGAATTCGGATCATGCCTGGTCAACGGAGAAACGGTCTTTTATGTTCGCGACAATGGCATAGGATTCGATATGGCCTATGTCCACAAGCTTTTTATCCCGTTCCAGAGGTTGCACGGCATTAATGAGTATGGTGGGACCGGTATCGGGCTGGCGGCGGTGCAGCGAATCATAGCCAGGCATGGCGGTAAGATATGGGCCGAAGGTGAACCGGGAAAAGGGGCGACTTTTTATTTTACGGTCAGATGTCCGGTGGCCGGTTCCCCGGCGGGAAATCAGCAGGACGGAAATTCAGTTGGTGAAGGTGTTGAATGA
- a CDS encoding TlyA family RNA methyltransferase produces the protein MTSSTTPTGIRNRERLDKLLVDRGLVQSRERARALIMAGQVVVNDHLADKAGTQVSLDADVRLKGEDIPFVSRGGLKLARALDEFGLDVTDLVAIDVGASTGGFTDCLIQRGARKVYAVDVGYGQLAWKLRQDSRVVNLEKTNIRYLEPGTLAELPDLAVIDASFISLDKVLPPTLRLIRNGGTVVALIKPQFEVGKGEVGKGGVVRDEGKHREVVENVVSLAESLGLHVCGVTESPILGPKGNREFLIHLIKRQNIPDSETDNP, from the coding sequence ATGACCAGTTCCACTACTCCAACCGGAATCAGAAACAGGGAGCGCCTCGATAAACTCCTGGTGGACCGAGGGCTCGTCCAATCACGGGAACGTGCCCGTGCCCTCATCATGGCCGGACAGGTGGTGGTGAACGACCATCTTGCGGATAAGGCGGGGACGCAGGTGTCGCTGGATGCCGATGTCCGGCTCAAGGGAGAGGATATTCCGTTTGTGAGCCGCGGCGGGTTGAAGCTTGCCCGAGCCCTCGATGAGTTCGGCCTGGATGTGACTGATCTGGTTGCCATTGATGTGGGGGCCTCCACCGGCGGCTTTACCGACTGTCTCATCCAGCGGGGTGCCCGGAAGGTCTATGCCGTAGACGTGGGATACGGCCAGCTGGCCTGGAAGCTCCGTCAGGATTCCCGTGTGGTGAATCTTGAGAAGACCAATATCCGGTACCTGGAGCCGGGCACTCTCGCAGAACTTCCCGACCTGGCTGTCATCGATGCCTCGTTCATTTCCCTCGACAAGGTGCTGCCCCCGACGCTTCGGCTCATCCGCAACGGGGGCACTGTCGTTGCCCTCATCAAGCCCCAGTTTGAAGTGGGGAAAGGCGAAGTGGGCAAAGGGGGGGTCGTGCGGGATGAAGGAAAGCACCGGGAAGTGGTTGAAAACGTCGTCTCCCTGGCGGAATCCCTTGGACTCCATGTGTGCGGAGTTACAGAATCGCCTATTCTCGGCCCGAAAGGTAACCGGGAATTCCTGATTCATCTGATAAAGCGGCAGAACATCCCTGATTCTGAAACCGATAACCCATAA
- a CDS encoding metallophosphoesterase family protein: MAIRILHTADLHLGASLKNYGELARGRRQDFLKTFDRIVNLAIKREVDCLLVAGDLFDSAQVDAEIVGRVQDGFERLSGRGIRIVLIPGTHDNVVSAESVYNRHSFAGAHILKDPVVNEPLPLEIRGATVYFYGFAYRSDRSREALESLRRRDGGGIHVGLLHGSLKGSPEWDMRKKDIPFTTPELAALGLDYIALGHYHNVGCLEEQGRIIACYPGSPEGKKFGENGERHVLIVEVGEGSAAVEKVPVQSRIVNEFTVDASLFPEPGALEGELARLASPDLIARIRLVGTVEDPLDTSNLSGRLQGRYSWLELLDETDLYDSSHVKRMEREDSIRGLFIRKVHDRFEKAETEAEQELCRDALKLVMGRFVRGGGN, from the coding sequence ATGGCCATACGAATTCTTCATACCGCCGACCTCCACCTGGGCGCTTCCCTGAAAAATTACGGGGAGCTTGCCCGCGGACGCCGCCAGGATTTCCTCAAGACCTTTGACCGCATCGTAAACCTTGCCATCAAGCGGGAAGTGGACTGCCTCCTGGTGGCCGGCGACCTGTTCGACTCGGCACAGGTGGATGCCGAGATTGTGGGTCGCGTTCAGGATGGTTTCGAGCGGCTCTCAGGGCGGGGCATCCGCATTGTCCTCATCCCCGGCACCCACGACAACGTGGTATCTGCCGAAAGCGTCTACAATCGTCATTCCTTTGCAGGTGCCCATATCCTGAAAGACCCCGTGGTTAATGAACCCCTTCCGCTGGAAATACGGGGGGCGACGGTTTATTTCTATGGGTTCGCCTACCGTTCGGACCGTTCACGGGAAGCACTGGAGTCTTTGCGCCGTCGGGACGGGGGCGGAATCCATGTGGGGCTCCTGCACGGCTCCCTCAAGGGGAGCCCCGAATGGGATATGCGGAAGAAGGACATCCCCTTTACAACGCCGGAGCTTGCGGCTCTTGGACTCGACTACATCGCCCTCGGCCATTACCACAACGTCGGGTGCCTTGAGGAGCAGGGGCGGATAATCGCCTGCTATCCCGGCTCACCCGAGGGGAAGAAGTTCGGCGAGAACGGCGAGCGCCACGTTCTCATCGTCGAGGTGGGCGAGGGAAGCGCAGCTGTCGAGAAGGTGCCAGTGCAGAGCCGCATTGTGAACGAGTTCACGGTTGACGCTTCCCTCTTTCCGGAGCCGGGGGCCTTGGAAGGAGAGCTTGCGCGGCTTGCCTCACCGGATCTCATCGCCCGCATCAGGCTTGTGGGGACAGTGGAAGACCCCCTCGACACTTCCAACCTGTCGGGGCGGCTCCAGGGAAGGTATTCATGGCTTGAGCTGCTGGATGAGACCGACCTTTACGACAGCAGCCATGTGAAGCGGATGGAACGGGAAGACTCGATCCGGGGGCTCTTTATCCGCAAAGTCCACGACCGGTTTGAAAAGGCGGAAACCGAGGCTGAGCAGGAACTGTGCCGCGATGCCCTGAAGCTCGTAATGGGCCGCTTTGTGCGGGGAGGCGGGAACTGA
- a CDS encoding ATP-binding protein — protein MLWITSVQLPSFGRFRGEQFTFRPGMNLVCGKNEAGKSTILSAIAGTIFGFRKDKDRFVPWSGSGGCEARVSFAYDGREMTIARDFLTDRVQAAERSGDKLLWSFEGKVSPAGRSSEREEYLTKIEDVWGFAEGDIFRNSVFVGQRDLKIEGDGALTTRIKQLLSGFSEMDYDAVVNSLEKELYELTRRPGGRARDRELEEVRARMAELAETWRTASRNLEENGKIEAELAELQGAIDSGRADLEKGEKYLQRVKKYHEAEGREVGLRKEFDRIRTELEKVEALEAQRVEIEKKLAPLGDLAKLPAGFDRTIEAYCTASERLEQLEDEMAGLSAEPRDVRKVSAGLLFSPILAWGAAVLAWFFMPKTAYVMTGIAVFATLAVAVYAARSKSARNADASRRQGRADGLSAEIGRLRNEAARLAEMVSKHLGDIEPASARGILEEMEGVEGVVVEHDQVASALRVLSPLDDLKNQHSELARELAVVREAMESFVGKGFTAMSHEEFAAAEEKMQRLEREVKEKERLCLVKKQELAGLRAGVQDLEAIAEEGEELKLREQRLVRRTGALRLAVELLRETLDEYRATYLARLSSEINGKLYNLTAGRYREARLDDNFNLTIGADGELRAVEAYSCGVQDQAYLASRLALGGILSRGRKLPFLLDDPLVNFDDERKTSVLATFNLISAAHQVILFVHDERYLRLKGADLWNRIRIDMKGKPDGQLHLL, from the coding sequence ATGCTCTGGATAACCTCAGTGCAGCTCCCTTCCTTCGGCCGTTTCCGGGGGGAGCAATTCACCTTCCGGCCGGGGATGAACCTGGTGTGCGGCAAGAACGAAGCCGGCAAATCGACGATCCTGTCAGCGATTGCGGGGACAATCTTCGGCTTCCGCAAGGATAAGGACCGGTTCGTTCCCTGGAGCGGCAGCGGGGGGTGCGAGGCGCGGGTGAGCTTTGCCTATGATGGCCGGGAAATGACCATTGCCCGCGATTTTCTCACTGACCGGGTTCAGGCGGCGGAACGTTCGGGGGATAAGCTTCTCTGGAGCTTCGAGGGGAAGGTCTCCCCGGCGGGGCGCAGCAGCGAACGGGAAGAGTACCTAACCAAGATCGAGGATGTGTGGGGTTTCGCCGAAGGGGATATCTTCCGCAATTCGGTTTTCGTGGGCCAGAGGGACCTGAAGATCGAGGGTGACGGTGCCCTGACCACCCGGATCAAGCAGCTCCTTTCCGGTTTTTCCGAGATGGATTACGATGCCGTGGTGAATAGCCTTGAAAAGGAACTCTACGAGCTGACCAGGCGCCCCGGCGGGCGGGCCAGGGACCGGGAACTGGAGGAGGTGCGCGCGCGGATGGCCGAGCTGGCCGAGACCTGGCGCACGGCGAGCCGGAATCTTGAGGAAAACGGGAAGATTGAAGCGGAACTTGCGGAGCTTCAGGGTGCCATCGACTCCGGCCGTGCCGATCTGGAGAAGGGAGAAAAATACCTCCAGAGGGTGAAAAAATACCATGAGGCTGAGGGCCGGGAGGTGGGGCTCCGGAAGGAGTTCGACCGTATCCGGACGGAACTGGAGAAGGTGGAGGCCCTTGAAGCGCAACGGGTGGAGATTGAGAAAAAGCTCGCCCCCCTGGGGGACCTGGCGAAACTTCCCGCCGGGTTCGACAGGACTATCGAGGCTTACTGTACTGCCAGCGAACGCCTGGAGCAGCTGGAAGATGAGATGGCCGGATTGTCTGCGGAGCCCCGTGATGTCCGCAAGGTTTCCGCCGGGCTGCTCTTTTCTCCCATTTTGGCATGGGGAGCGGCGGTTTTAGCCTGGTTCTTCATGCCGAAGACCGCCTATGTGATGACCGGCATTGCCGTCTTTGCAACCCTGGCCGTTGCCGTCTATGCAGCCCGCTCGAAAAGTGCGCGAAATGCCGATGCATCCCGGCGACAGGGGAGAGCGGACGGTCTTTCGGCCGAGATCGGCCGATTGCGAAACGAAGCTGCCCGGCTTGCGGAAATGGTTTCGAAGCACCTTGGCGACATCGAACCGGCCAGTGCCCGTGGGATTCTCGAAGAGATGGAGGGGGTCGAGGGGGTTGTTGTCGAGCATGACCAGGTGGCAAGCGCGCTCCGGGTGCTTTCACCCCTTGACGATCTCAAGAACCAGCACTCTGAACTTGCCCGGGAGCTGGCCGTGGTGCGGGAGGCCATGGAGAGCTTCGTCGGCAAGGGTTTTACGGCCATGTCCCACGAGGAGTTTGCCGCTGCCGAGGAGAAGATGCAGCGGCTGGAGCGGGAGGTGAAGGAGAAGGAGCGCCTCTGCCTCGTCAAAAAGCAGGAGCTGGCGGGGCTTCGCGCTGGAGTCCAGGACCTTGAGGCCATTGCCGAAGAGGGTGAAGAGCTCAAGTTGCGGGAGCAGCGCCTTGTGCGACGGACCGGTGCCCTGCGGCTTGCCGTGGAGCTTTTGCGTGAAACGCTGGATGAATACCGTGCTACCTATCTGGCACGTCTCTCCTCGGAGATAAACGGCAAGCTCTACAACCTCACCGCCGGCAGATATCGGGAGGCCCGCCTTGACGACAATTTCAACCTCACCATCGGCGCCGATGGCGAACTCCGAGCGGTGGAGGCTTACAGTTGCGGGGTTCAGGATCAGGCATATCTCGCCTCCCGGCTCGCCCTGGGGGGGATTCTCTCCCGGGGGCGAAAATTGCCTTTTCTTCTCGACGACCCTCTGGTAAATTTTGACGATGAGCGAAAAACATCCGTTTTAGCTACATTTAACCTTATTTCAGCCGCGCACCAGGTAATTCTCTTTGTGCACGATGAACGATATCTCCGGCTCAAGGGAGCCGACCTCTGGAACCGTATCCGCATCGATATGAAAGGAAAACCGGATGGACAGCTGCATCTTCTGTAA
- a CDS encoding histidine triad nucleotide-binding protein, giving the protein MDSCIFCKIIEGAIPAKKVYEDEDLIAIEDINPVAPHHVLLIPRKHVVNALDLTAEDDPLIGRIFRAAAAIAREWGVDERGFRIVQNNNADAGQSVFHIHFHLLAGRHLGWPPG; this is encoded by the coding sequence ATGGACAGCTGCATCTTCTGTAAGATAATCGAAGGGGCCATTCCGGCCAAAAAGGTTTACGAGGATGAAGACCTCATCGCCATCGAGGACATAAACCCGGTTGCGCCGCACCATGTTCTGCTCATTCCCCGCAAGCACGTCGTGAATGCCCTCGACCTGACGGCCGAGGACGATCCCCTCATTGGCCGGATTTTCCGGGCGGCAGCCGCCATTGCCCGTGAGTGGGGGGTGGACGAACGTGGGTTTCGCATCGTGCAGAACAATAACGCCGATGCCGGGCAGTCGGTTTTTCACATTCATTTCCATCTTCTGGCGGGACGCCACCTGGGGTGGCCGCCGGGGTAG
- a CDS encoding DUF4124 domain-containing protein, whose protein sequence is MARYVSTMIVLALVFAVTAHADIYKWVDARGTVNYTQDYGKVPQKYRKKVIVISEGEAPTAEVSETVVEPGDKGTQPEAVRKDAVSAPAVKPEQKKAVYGGKDADAWRAEFTALRTAIKTNEAELADRKARLANPRNMNRGMYLSVQADARRFEEKLAEQNGRLSALEENARRAGVPQDLMK, encoded by the coding sequence ATGGCGCGCTATGTATCTACCATGATAGTGCTGGCTCTGGTCTTTGCCGTAACGGCTCACGCCGACATTTACAAGTGGGTCGATGCTCGGGGTACGGTGAACTACACGCAGGATTACGGCAAAGTTCCGCAGAAATACCGGAAAAAAGTAATCGTTATTTCCGAGGGGGAAGCGCCGACCGCAGAAGTGTCGGAAACGGTTGTGGAACCGGGGGATAAAGGGACGCAGCCGGAAGCAGTCCGGAAGGATGCCGTAAGTGCACCGGCCGTCAAGCCGGAGCAAAAGAAGGCGGTCTATGGCGGCAAAGACGCGGATGCCTGGAGAGCTGAATTCACAGCCTTGAGGACCGCAATCAAAACCAACGAGGCGGAACTTGCCGACCGGAAGGCACGTTTGGCAAATCCCCGTAACATGAATCGCGGAATGTACCTGAGTGTTCAGGCCGATGCTAGACGCTTTGAGGAGAAGCTTGCCGAGCAGAATGGCCGGTTGAGTGCCCTTGAAGAGAATGCCAGAAGGGCGGGGGTTCCCCAGGATCTGATGAAATAA
- the lgt gene encoding prolipoprotein diacylglyceryl transferase, producing MQLPHIDPVFFRIGPLEFRWYGLMYILGFMAAYFIILRRVRQRALPLSADDVADVIFNLAVGVILGGRLGYVVFYNASYYLANPLKVFAVWEGGMSFHGGLIGVILAGLLVSRKKGITFFTLADLCALTAPVGLGLGRLGNFINGELFGRVTDMPWGMVFREGGELPRHPSQLYEAILEGPVLFAILMIVGRKERPAGVEFWTFVAGYGLFRFIVEFFREPDSQLGFLLGPFSMGQLLSFPMFLLGVTMALIVTFRGRRAG from the coding sequence ATGCAGTTGCCGCACATCGACCCGGTTTTCTTCCGCATCGGCCCGCTGGAATTCCGCTGGTATGGACTCATGTACATACTGGGGTTCATGGCTGCCTATTTCATTATTCTCCGAAGGGTCCGCCAGCGTGCTCTTCCTCTTTCTGCGGACGATGTGGCGGATGTGATCTTCAATCTGGCGGTCGGGGTTATTCTCGGGGGGCGGCTTGGATATGTCGTCTTTTACAATGCATCCTACTATCTGGCCAATCCCCTTAAGGTGTTTGCTGTCTGGGAGGGGGGGATGTCCTTCCACGGCGGGCTCATCGGGGTGATTCTTGCGGGGCTGCTTGTGTCGCGGAAAAAGGGGATCACGTTCTTTACGCTGGCGGACCTCTGCGCACTCACCGCTCCGGTGGGGCTCGGCCTGGGAAGGCTGGGGAACTTCATCAACGGAGAACTTTTCGGGCGTGTTACCGATATGCCTTGGGGGATGGTTTTCCGCGAGGGGGGCGAGCTGCCGCGCCATCCGTCGCAATTGTATGAGGCAATCCTGGAGGGGCCGGTGTTGTTCGCGATCCTGATGATCGTGGGGAGGAAGGAACGTCCTGCGGGAGTTGAATTCTGGACTTTCGTCGCCGGCTACGGACTGTTCCGCTTTATCGTTGAATTCTTCCGGGAGCCTGACTCCCAGTTGGGCTTTTTGCTGGGTCCCTTTTCCATGGGGCAATTGCTCAGTTTCCCCATGTTCCTGCTCGGGGTGACGATGGCACTGATCGTTACTTTCAGGGGGAGAAGAGCCGGATAG
- a CDS encoding ATP-binding protein, whose product MDKNEIEVDIKVPNQTRYLSLIGRIGEDIAMELKRFDGDRDMLAYHINLVLTEAMVNAIKHANANDPDKMVHVYINITDQDLLIRVFDDGQGFDINSIPPPDFEQLEDRGRGIFIIKQLMDTVKYEQIKGGNMLEMTKCLRCCP is encoded by the coding sequence ATGGACAAGAACGAGATTGAAGTTGACATCAAGGTGCCGAACCAGACCCGCTACCTGAGCCTTATAGGCAGAATCGGCGAGGACATCGCCATGGAGCTCAAGCGCTTCGACGGCGACCGTGACATGCTCGCGTACCACATCAACCTGGTCCTTACCGAAGCAATGGTCAACGCCATCAAGCACGCAAACGCCAACGACCCCGACAAAATGGTCCACGTTTACATCAACATCACGGACCAGGACCTTCTTATCCGGGTTTTCGACGACGGACAGGGGTTCGACATAAACAGCATACCCCCGCCCGACTTCGAACAACTGGAAGACCGCGGCAGGGGTATTTTTATAATCAAGCAATTGATGGATACGGTAAAATACGAGCAGATAAAAGGCGGGAACATGCTGGAAATGACCAAGTGCCTGCGCTGCTGTCCATGA
- a CDS encoding STAS domain-containing protein: MNLKTEEKNEILIIFVKEERLDAHNSNDLKGKMQELFEEGKKNILVDLTDVRFIDSSGLGALVSGFKNAISHQGSLKLSSLQPQVKSMFELTRLHRVFEIFGSTSEALENF, from the coding sequence ATGAATCTAAAGACAGAGGAAAAGAACGAAATCCTTATCATCTTCGTAAAGGAAGAGCGCCTCGACGCCCATAATTCAAACGATTTAAAGGGGAAGATGCAGGAACTTTTCGAAGAGGGTAAGAAAAATATCCTGGTAGATCTTACCGACGTGCGATTTATCGACAGTTCGGGGCTTGGAGCGCTGGTTTCCGGCTTCAAGAATGCCATATCCCACCAGGGGAGCCTCAAACTTTCGAGCCTCCAGCCGCAGGTCAAATCCATGTTCGAACTAACCCGCCTGCACCGGGTCTTCGAGATATTCGGCTCAACATCGGAAGCGCTCGAAAACTTTTAG